Proteins encoded within one genomic window of Paenarthrobacter sp. JL.01a:
- a CDS encoding pyridoxamine 5'-phosphate oxidase family protein, protein MSNSSSTNQPSSPATEILETNECWELLRGVSVGRLAVVVDHQPDIFPVNYKVDHGTMVFRTGEGTKLHAALSDTPVAIEADGVNPETGVAWSVVVKGQATAVSLTQEVLDTIGLLLFPWEAGQKDQFIRIIPSSVTGRRFTVTPPDTWWTPMDKAPTARSE, encoded by the coding sequence ATGAGCAACTCATCATCGACGAACCAGCCAAGTAGCCCGGCAACGGAAATCCTTGAAACCAACGAATGCTGGGAACTGCTCCGCGGCGTTTCGGTGGGCCGGCTGGCCGTGGTGGTGGACCACCAGCCGGACATTTTTCCCGTGAATTACAAGGTGGACCACGGCACCATGGTGTTCCGGACAGGAGAAGGCACCAAGCTGCACGCGGCACTCAGCGATACCCCTGTCGCCATCGAGGCCGACGGCGTGAATCCTGAAACCGGAGTGGCCTGGAGCGTAGTCGTCAAGGGACAAGCCACCGCTGTGAGCCTGACGCAGGAAGTGCTGGATACCATCGGCCTCCTGCTTTTCCCTTGGGAGGCGGGCCAGAAGGACCAGTTCATCAGGATCATTCCCTCTTCCGTGACCGGACGCCGGTTCACGGTGACGCCGCCGGATACGTGGTGGACCCCGATGGATAAAGCACCCACGGCGCGGAGCGAGTAG